The stretch of DNA GCATGACCTTCTTTTGCTCTAAAGTCCAATCTTTATGTTCCTTCTTGATTAGCATCATTGATGAGTGGTTTTCTTAAGGCTACACACCTGTATATTTTTCTTACTGTCATTCAAGTCATAGCTTGTCACTATCATTCAACTCTTCCATGAAGATGATGGTTCCCCACTATCTTTTTAGTTTCTAGTAATCGAATAGTTCTTAACTCAATTTCTTTGCCTGATGCATGTCAATAATTTGACCCTTCTTAAATGGATTAACATATTTTCCATGACCAGACGGTGTTCACTTCATCTGTTAGGGTAATATAACAGCTGTTACCTATTTGCTTAGTTACATCCAGGTGGGGACTTTTTGCTCAATCAGTGCATTTCCTGTGTAGTTTTTACAAGTATATTACTTTCTAATTATGTTAGAATCATTTTTTAAGCTTTACCTATATACTTCACTCTTTTGGTTTTGTCACAGGTGAAAAACCATACAAGTGTGCATATTGCGACTATGCTGCTGCCCAGAAAACATCATTGAAATATCACCTGGATCGTCGCCACAAGGACAAACCTTATGTTGACATCCCTAGCAAACCCATGCCTTCAATGCCTTCCCCTAATGATGGAAAACATGCACATGACAATGAGAATCCCATCTCAAAGACAACACTTTGGGTTCCTGGAGTCCGTTCTTGTACCACTGGAATGCCAGAGAATAGCATAGATAGCAAGCCTGGCAAACCACTCATTCAGATGTATGAGAAAATCATTGCTAAGTCTGCTAGCTCCTCACCTACAGAGGCGCTCACAAAGTTCCCCACACCTGTTAATCTGAAGATGGAAACCGAGAacataaaagaagaaaactCAGAGGGCCCTTTAAATTTGTCCTTAAAagtgtctctctccattggtGTTGGTGCAGATCCTGGAAATGAACTAATCCCAATTGCCTGTTCGTTTTGTGCATATACAACCATGTACCCAGAGGTTCTGATAATGCACAAAAAGCTGTCTCATAAAGACAAGTGCAACAGTACAAAAAGGAATAGTTTTGGGTGTGGTTTGAAACAAAGGCGTTACACAGGATGCCCCCCTGCACTTGAAGGGAAAGATGTAACCCCTCTTTCAGTGATTGACAGGCGTCATCCTCGTCGAACCAAATCCCCACCCCCTCAAACAGCAAAACCTCAGGACAAGACGTCTGTTAACCCACCTCAAGGTTCTAAACCATCTCTGGTCCATGCCCCTCCGCATGATGTTGTCCAAGAAACCCAGTCCAATAGACAGAACATTGATTTCGGGGCCAGACAGGAATCATCCAGGTATACAGCAGTTGTAAGGAAACCGCACACAGGAACCAAATATGTAATGGACCGATCAGGCCTCCCAGACAGACTGGGAATAGACGAAAGGAGTTATCCAGTTAGAAGTGGTGTCATTTGGCACTCCGATGCTGCCAGAATGTGCCTGTCAAGCCAATTTGGTAGCCTACCCCAGATGGATTTTGGTGAATCTTCCAGCAAAAGATTGAAGTACATGGCACCTACAGGCCGGGAAGCTGAGACCAGTGAGCAACCTGGATTTAGAAGACCAGCTGGGGGTGGATCCAGCAGGTTGATAATGTCGGGCAAAAGTGTCAAACCCACATCACAAGGCCCAGGTCCATCCACTGTCTCTGAGGCTTTGGCTCCTGTAAAGAATACATCAACGGTTATTGGAGGCGGTTTGGACACTGACTGGAGTATGATGAACCTTTTGCATTCCTACACACCCAATGACCTGGTGTCACTCTATCATAGTACATCAACTAACTCCAGTCATGGAGGACTGGCCAACCCCAGAGCAGGTAAGTAGCAGGCTAACTGGTTCAAAGTAGGCATAGACAGGGCAGTGTTTAAAGTTCAGTCTTCGATTTAAACCTGCACAATGTAGCAGTTTGTCCTTGTAACATTAAAGGTTTCTTCCTCAGGAGGCAGAACTGTGCTGTACCAACACTTACCCACTTTGCCCAGCCTGCCAAGGAGAGAGCCCTCAGCTTTTTCTAATCACTGCTATAGAAGCGCTGACAAAACtacctaaaaaaaaaattcatatAAACATGGTAAGaggttttttggggggggtttgAAGTCCTATTTTTTCCCCTCTATATATTGAACCGCTGCTACCTTATTTTGGAGACAATGTCCATTGTACTGATTAGAGAGTGAGATGTTTTGTGATCAGAATGTGTCTTCTCTAATGTAGTTTGTTTTCCGATTTGAAgatcatcatttttctttttttctgtttttgaatgaataaaaaaagtgcAGATCATCACTCTCTGAAGTTAGTATTCCACTATGATATCTTTCCATTCAGAACTGGTACTGAAACCATGATGGACCCACTAATGTTTCAATACCTGCAGGTGTCTGTGACACAATAGTAAATATAATTTGTGGGAAAATGCAAATATGTCTGTAAGCTTTTAGTACAAAAAGCTGTATTAAGTGTAAACCTAAGAATAATTTGTGtgaaatgctgctgc from Betta splendens chromosome 7, fBetSpl5.4, whole genome shotgun sequence encodes:
- the znf217 gene encoding zinc finger protein 217, with product MPTHSLLPFVESPDGLAQDILKNSSASIPMPVSSMTPHNNYIDKGVSGGVSLSCMFCDQAFSHQDELGPHVLTEHPTTFYEPAVLRVEAEFRIPGERPRPKPCSLPSEKDEVHSCIVCGQVSQDASELETHMRKHKDYFTYCCNVCGRRFREPWFLKNHMKMHVKSKNKAQQELETPVTINGITQEYASQSVVTVYKMCMVCGFFFPDYDSLAEHSKVHNREVEPDKENMHATPESTSKQEAFLQSMNLVPCSAINSLQQEISSKWIPQLDPFNTYQAWQLATKGKIAVGPSNTKDIGQEASTDNEDCNSDKEEGQGDKVAKESLRKEQQSQQQAGVENPKLQRRSLMQKVNDKERPTTCEECQRTFRTYHQLVLHSRVHKRERGGEESPTSSVEGKLSRAGSMENAEEGSEEGFDEAALTDNLGSGEDGSDRSKGRSKECSFCGKSFRSSYYLTVHLRTHTGEKPYKCAYCDYAAAQKTSLKYHLDRRHKDKPYVDIPSKPMPSMPSPNDGKHAHDNENPISKTTLWVPGVRSCTTGMPENSIDSKPGKPLIQMYEKIIAKSASSSPTEALTKFPTPVNLKMETENIKEENSEGPLNLSLKVSLSIGVGADPGNELIPIACSFCAYTTMYPEVLIMHKKLSHKDKCNSTKRNSFGCGLKQRRYTGCPPALEGKDVTPLSVIDRRHPRRTKSPPPQTAKPQDKTSVNPPQGSKPSLVHAPPHDVVQETQSNRQNIDFGARQESSRYTAVVRKPHTGTKYVMDRSGLPDRLGIDERSYPVRSGVIWHSDAARMCLSSQFGSLPQMDFGESSSKRLKYMAPTGREAETSEQPGFRRPAGGGSSRLIMSGKSVKPTSQGPGPSTVSEALAPVKNTSTVIGGGLDTDWSMMNLLHSYTPNDLVSLYHSTSTNSSHGGLANPRAGGRTVLYQHLPTLPSLPRREPSAFSNHCYRSADKTT